The nucleotide window GCCTATTCCAACACCCAGGCCCAGCTCTTCCTCACCACCGTGGTGGCGGGCATCGTGCGCGGCGTGCTGGAGGATGCCATCGCGCTGGTGACACGGCGCAAGCGCAGCTTCTATTACGCGCCCACCCCGAACCCGGTGGACGACCCCTTCCTGCAGCAGACCATCGGCCAGATCGCGAGCCACGCCTTTGCCGCCGAGGCCATCGTGCTGGCCGCCGCCGATGCCCTTGATCGCGTCAGCCGCGCCCGCGACCGCAACGAGCCGGCCGATGCGCTTGCCGCCGATGCGGCACGGGCGGCGGCGCAGGCCAAGATCGTGGTGGATGAGCTGTCCCTGCGCGCCGGCACGCTATTGTTCGAGGTGGGCGGGGCCTCCGCCACCGAGCGCAGCGTCAACCTTGACCGCCACTGGCGTAACGCCCGCACCATCGCCGCCCACAATCCGGCGAGCTACAAGGCGCAGGCCATCGGCGCCCTTCTGGTGAAGGGCACACCCCTGCCGTCGAAGGGGTTTTTCTGAGCGCGCGAGCCGGGAGGGGAGCGACCCCTTCCGGCTCGGCCGTCAATGAAAATCCCGCGATTTCGGCAGCACCCGCACGTCGCGGGGATGCCGGCGGGGATGCTGGGGATGGGCGAATTCGTCGGCCCGCGACAGCTCCATCTGCGGCTTGCGCACGCGCGAGAGCAAGGCGAGGTCGGCGGTGCGGTCGATGAGGCTCTCGGCCATGAGGTGCACCACCCCCTCCGGGCTTTTCTGCACCCGCCCTTCCACCAGGAGCAGGCGCGCGCCCATCACCGCGCGGCGGAAGCGCTCCAGCGTGCGCGCCCATAAAACGACGTTGGTGATGCCGGTCTCGTCCTCCAGCGTGATGAAGATGGCCTTGCCGTTGCCCGGCCGCTGGCGCACCAGCACCACCCCGGCGGTGCGGGCGAAGGCGCCGTCCTTCAGCGCCGTCGTCTCGGCGCAGGAGAGGATGCGCGCGGCCCGGAAATGATCCCGCAGCTCGCCCATGGGATGCCCCTTCAGGGAGAGCCGCACGGTCTGGTAGTCGGCGACGATGTGCTCGGAGCGAGCCATGTCCGGCAGGCGCACCTCTTCCTCCTGCCCCAGCTCGCGCGCGTCGGCGGCGGCGAACAAAGGCAAGGCGTCGTCGTCGGGCAGGCGGCGGGCGTGCCACAGGGCCGCGCGCCGGTCGAGGCCGAGGGAACGGAACCCATCCGCATCCGCCAGCAGCTTCACCGCACGGGTGGGCAGGCGGGCGCGCCGGGCCAGCACCTCGACGCCGGAAAAGCCCGTCCCCCGCGCCGCGACGAGGCGCTCGCCCCATGCTTCATGGAAGCCGTCCACCTGCCGGAACCCGAGGCGCAGGGCCAGCGCCCCATCGGCGCGGCGCTCCAGCGTGTTGTCGTGGTGGCTGTGGTTGATGTCGATGGCGCGCACCTCCACGGAATGCTCGCGGGCGTCGCGCACGATCTGGGCAGGGGCGTAGAAGCCCATGGGCTGGGCGTTGAGCAGCGCGCAGGCGAACACCGCCGGGTGCCGGCACTTGATGTAGGACGAGATGTAGACGAGCTTGGCGAAGGACGCGGCATGGCTCTCGGGAAAGCCGTAGCTGCCGAAGCCCTTGATCTGCTCGAAGCAGCGCTGGGCGAAGGCGCGCTCATAGCCGCGCGCCACCATGCGCTCCACCATCAGCGCCTCGAATTCGTGGATGGTGCCGAGATTGCGGAAGGTGGCCATGGCCCGGCGCAGGCGGTTGGCCTCCGCGTCGGAGAAGCGGGCCGCCACCATGGCCAATTTCATGGCCTGCTCCTGGAACAAAGGCACGCCCAGTGTCTTCTCCAGCACCTGGCGCAGTTCGTCCGACGGCCCGTGCTCCGGCGCGGGGGAGGGGTAGTCCACCTTTTCCTGCCCGTTGCGGCGGCGCAGATAGGGATGGACCATGTCGCCCTGGATGGGGCCGGGCCGCACGATGGCGACCTGGATGACGAGGTCGTAGAATTCGCGCGGGCGCAGGCGCGGCAGCATGTTGATCTGGGCCCGGCTCTCCACCTGGAACACGCCGATGGAATCCCCGCGCGCCAGCATGGCGTAGACATCCTCCTGCGCGCCCGGCACGTCGGCGAGGGCAAAATTGATGCCCTCATGGGCGCGCATGAGGTCGAGGGCCTTGCGGATGCAGGTGAGCATGCCGAGCGCCAGCACATCCACCTTCATGAGGCGCAAGGCGTCGATGTCGTCCTTGTCCCATTCGATGAAGGTGCGGTCCGCCATGGCGGCATTGCCGATGGGCACCATGTCGTCCAGCCGGTCGCGGGCGAGCACGAAGCCGCCCACATGCTGGGAGAGGTGGCGCGGCGCGCCCATGAGGCGGCGGGCGAGGTCCACCGCCCGGCGGATGAGCGGGTTTGCGGGATCGAGCCCGGCCTCGCGGATCTGGCTGTCGGCGATGTCGCGGCCCCAGCTGCCCCACTGGGTGGAGGCGAGACGGGCGGTGATGTCCTCGGTAAGGCCCAGCGCCTTGCCCACGTCGCGGATGGCGCTCCTCGGGCGATAATGGATGACGGTGGCGACGATGCCGGCGCGGTGGCGGCCGTATTTCTCGTAGATGTGCTGGATCACCTCCTCGCGCCGCTCGTGCTCGAAATCCACGTCGATGTCGGGGGGCTCGCGCCGCTCGGTGGAGATGAAGCGGGCAAACAGCAGGTCGTTGTCGGCGGGGTCCACCGCGGTGATGCCGAGCACGTAGCACACCGCGGAATTCGCCGCCGAGCCGCGCCCCTGGCACAGGATGCCCCGGCTCTCGGCGAAACGGACGATGTCGTGGATGGTGAGGAAATAGGGCGCGTATTCAAGCTGGCTGATGAGGGCCAGTTCGTCCCTCAGAAGCCGTTCCACCTTGGGGGTGAGGCCGTTCGGATAACGCACCCGCGCGCAGCGCCAGGTCAGCTCCTCCAGCCAGGCCTGCGGGGTCCAGCCGGGGGGCACCGGCTCCCGCGGATACTCATATTTCAGCTCGCCCACGCTGAACTCCACGCGGGCGAGGAGGTGGCCGCTCTCGGCGATGGCCTCGGGCGCGTCCCTGAACAGGCGCGCTATCTCGGCGGCGGGCTTCAGGTGCCGCTCGGCATTGGCCTGAAGCCGGCGGCCGGCCTCGGCGATGGGGATGCCCTCGCGGATGCAGGTGAGGATATCCTGAAGGTCGCGCTCGCGCGGGGTGGCGCACAGCACGTCGTTGACCGCGAGCAGCGGCACGCCATGGGCGCCGGCCAATGCCTTCAGCGCAGCGAGGCGGCGCCGGTCTTCGCCGGCAAACGGCATGTCGGCGGCAAGCCACACCGCACCGGGGGCGGCCTCCTCAAGGCGGGCGAGGGCGGGGGACAGCCGCTCCGCCAGCCCATCCATCCCCGGCCCGGGCATGAGCACCAGCAGCAGGCCGCCGGGATCGGCCAGCAGGTCGGAGAGGGCGAGGTGGCATTCGCCCTTCTTCGCCCGGCGGTTGCCGGTGGTAAGCAGCCGGCATAGCCGCCCCCAGCCGGCGCGATCCGCCGGATAGGCGAGGATGTCCGGCGTGTTATCGCAGAAGACGAGGCGGGTGCCGGTGGCGAGGCGGAAGGCGCGGGCCCGCGCGGCAAGACGGGACTTGGCGGCGCGGGTTTCCGCGTCGTCCTCATCCCCGGCGTTCTCGTCCGCGTCGAGGCGGCGCAGCTCTTCCAAGGCGCTATAGGCCCGCACCACGCCGGCGACGGTGTTGCGATCGGCGATGCCGAGGCCGCAGTGGCCGAGGCGGACGGCGACCTCCACCAGCCGCGCCGGCGCGCTCGCCCCGCGCAGGAAGGAGAAATGGGAGGCGGCGCAAAGCTCCGCATAGGCCGGCGCCGGGGCGATGGCGTTCATGGCAGGCGTGGTCATGGGCGACGTGCTCACGGGAACAGCCCGTGCAGGAACCAGCGCGGCTCCGATGTCTCCCGCCCGTAGGTGCCGGCGCGATAGAGCCAGAAACGGCGGCCTTCCTTGTCCTCCACGCGGAAATAATCGCGGGTCAGCGCTTCCGACCCGGTCCACCATTCGGCGGCGATGCGCTCCGGCCCCTCGGCGCGCACCACCTCGTGCAGCATGCGCCGCCAGCGGAAGCGGAGCGGCGGGCCGTCCGGCACCTCGGCCAGCGTCTCCACCGGCTCGGGATGGGCGAACAGGGCCGGCGGGCGGGGCAGGGGCGCGCCCTCCGCCGCCGCTGCGGGCCAGGCGGCGAGGCCCGCCACGGCCCAGCCCTTCTGCGCCGGCACGCGCGCCGCCGCCCGCTCGGGCACATGGCTGTCCTGCGGCTGAAGGCACATCACCCGCCGCGGGCCGAGGCGGGCGGACAGCACGTCCACCAGCTCCGACAGGGCGGCTTCCTCAGGCGGCACGCCGAAGGCGGCCTGGGTGGCGGTAAGCTGCTCGCAGGCGGTGACCGACAGGCGGATCACGTCATAGCCGAAGCCGGGATCCAGCGGATCGGCCAGCGCCGCGAGCCGCTCGCGGAACAGGCCGGCGAGGCGCGCGGCATCGCGCAAAGGGGCGGCGGTGCCCGCCTCCACCCGCCGCACGGCGCCGTCGCTGCGGAAGAAGGCCGCCGCAAAGCGCCGCCCGCCTTCCCCGTGCCGCTCCAGCACGCCAGCTAGCTCGCGGGCGAGGTCGGCGATCACGGCGCGGGCGGTGTCCTCATCTCCCATGGGCTCGGCGAAGCGCCGTTCGGCCACGTAGACGGGCAGGGGATTGAGGGGGGAGATGGGGGCGTCGGCGGCGCCGGTGATCTCCTCCAGCCGGCTGACGATCCGGCTGCCGAAGCGGGCGGCGAGCGCGGCCCGGGGCTTGCCCGAAAGGTCGCCGATGGTGGCAAGGCCGAGATAGGCGAGGCTGCGCTCGGCCTCCGGATCCAGCTCCAGCGCCGCCACCGGCAGGCCGGCCACGGCCTCCCCCTCCGTCCCCGGCGCGGCCACGAGGCCGGGGCGCCAGCGGGCGAGCGCCAGTGCCGCGCGCGCGGTTCCGGCCACCGCGCCCTGGACGGCGAAGCCCTGGGCGGTGAGGCGCGCCACCATGGCGGCGAGCATGGCCTTCTCGCCGGCAAATAGATGGGCGCAGCCGGTGATATCGAGCACGATGCCATGAGGCGGCGCGAGCGCCACGAACGGCGTCCAGCGCTCGCACCAGCAGGCGATGGCGGCCAGCAGCGCGCCGTCCGCCGCCGGGTCCGCCTCCACCGCCTGAAGGTCCGGCACGCGAGCCTGCGCATCCGCCAAGGTCAGCCCCGGATGGAGGCCGAGGCGCGCCGCCGCCGCGTCCACCGCCTGGAGGCGGCGGGCGTTGGCGAGGGTGTGCACCACCGCGAGAGGCGCCTCATCCGGCGCGGCGCTCGAAGGAGCCGACGACCACGGGGGCCGGGCCGTCCGCGCGTGCCGGGCCTTGCGATGCAGCCGGTCGGTGGACAGGCGGGGCAGCAGCAGGGCGGCGAGGCGCCGGGGCGAAGCGTCGGGCATGGGCATTCCATTCCACAATCCAGCGGCCGGTGGGCCCGGCCCGGTTGCGGGCCAGCTCCAGAGCGAAGGCGGGCGGCCCGAGGCAGAAGGCCGGCGCCCCCGCCGCACCGGAGGGGGCGGCCGAGGCCAGCCAGCGGGTGGCGGCGGCGGAAGGCACGGGCTCCGCCGCCGAACGCAGCAGCAGGGCCGGCACCCCCGAGCGCTCGGCCCTCAGCGCGAGGCGGCGCGTGGCGGTGAGGTCGAGGCGGGCGGGCATGCCCCAGGGCTCCACCACCACCAGTCCGAGGACGGCATGGCGCAGTGCCTCCTCGGCGGCGGCGAGGGTGTCGGTGGCATCCGCCCCCTGGACCACGATGAGCCGCGCCGGATCGAGCCCGAAGGCGGCGCAGCCCGGCCCGTAGAGGTCCCCGCCCTCCAGCGCGGCAAGGTCCTGCCGCACCCACACCACCGGCCGCCGTGTGCCGGCGGCAAGGGCCAGGGCGAAGCCGAGGGCGGCGGCGCCATTGCCCTTGTCGCAGGCAAACACCTCGTGCAGCGCGCCCAGCGCCAGCCCCCCGCCCAGCGCCCCA belongs to Xanthobacter autotrophicus Py2 and includes:
- a CDS encoding DNA polymerase III, alpha subunit (TIGRFAM: DNA polymerase III, alpha subunit~PFAM: nucleic acid binding OB-fold tRNA/helicase-type; DNA polymerase III alpha subunit~KEGG: sal:Sala_2780 DNA polymerase III, alpha subunit) — its product is MTTPAMNAIAPAPAYAELCAASHFSFLRGASAPARLVEVAVRLGHCGLGIADRNTVAGVVRAYSALEELRRLDADENAGDEDDAETRAAKSRLAARARAFRLATGTRLVFCDNTPDILAYPADRAGWGRLCRLLTTGNRRAKKGECHLALSDLLADPGGLLLVLMPGPGMDGLAERLSPALARLEEAAPGAVWLAADMPFAGEDRRRLAALKALAGAHGVPLLAVNDVLCATPRERDLQDILTCIREGIPIAEAGRRLQANAERHLKPAAEIARLFRDAPEAIAESGHLLARVEFSVGELKYEYPREPVPPGWTPQAWLEELTWRCARVRYPNGLTPKVERLLRDELALISQLEYAPYFLTIHDIVRFAESRGILCQGRGSAANSAVCYVLGITAVDPADNDLLFARFISTERREPPDIDVDFEHERREEVIQHIYEKYGRHRAGIVATVIHYRPRSAIRDVGKALGLTEDITARLASTQWGSWGRDIADSQIREAGLDPANPLIRRAVDLARRLMGAPRHLSQHVGGFVLARDRLDDMVPIGNAAMADRTFIEWDKDDIDALRLMKVDVLALGMLTCIRKALDLMRAHEGINFALADVPGAQEDVYAMLARGDSIGVFQVESRAQINMLPRLRPREFYDLVIQVAIVRPGPIQGDMVHPYLRRRNGQEKVDYPSPAPEHGPSDELRQVLEKTLGVPLFQEQAMKLAMVAARFSDAEANRLRRAMATFRNLGTIHEFEALMVERMVARGYERAFAQRCFEQIKGFGSYGFPESHAASFAKLVYISSYIKCRHPAVFACALLNAQPMGFYAPAQIVRDAREHSVEVRAIDINHSHHDNTLERRADGALALRLGFRQVDGFHEAWGERLVAARGTGFSGVEVLARRARLPTRAVKLLADADGFRSLGLDRRAALWHARRLPDDDALPLFAAADARELGQEEEVRLPDMARSEHIVADYQTVRLSLKGHPMGELRDHFRAARILSCAETTALKDGAFARTAGVVLVRQRPGNGKAIFITLEDETGITNVVLWARTLERFRRAVMGARLLLVEGRVQKSPEGVVHLMAESLIDRTADLALLSRVRKPQMELSRADEFAHPQHPRRHPRDVRVLPKSRDFH
- a CDS encoding conserved hypothetical protein (KEGG: rpc:RPC_1732 hypothetical protein) — its product is MVHTLANARRLQAVDAAAARLGLHPGLTLADAQARVPDLQAVEADPAADGALLAAIACWCERWTPFVALAPPHGIVLDITGCAHLFAGEKAMLAAMVARLTAQGFAVQGAVAGTARAALALARWRPGLVAAPGTEGEAVAGLPVAALELDPEAERSLAYLGLATIGDLSGKPRAALAARFGSRIVSRLEEITGAADAPISPLNPLPVYVAERRFAEPMGDEDTARAVIADLARELAGVLERHGEGGRRFAAAFFRSDGAVRRVEAGTAAPLRDAARLAGLFRERLAALADPLDPGFGYDVIRLSVTACEQLTATQAAFGVPPEEAALSELVDVLSARLGPRRVMCLQPQDSHVPERAAARVPAQKGWAVAGLAAWPAAAAEGAPLPRPPALFAHPEPVETLAEVPDGPPLRFRWRRMLHEVVRAEGPERIAAEWWTGSEALTRDYFRVEDKEGRRFWLYRAGTYGRETSEPRWFLHGLFP
- a CDS encoding conserved hypothetical protein (KEGG: bbt:BBta_2985 hypothetical protein); translation: MHERERIGRAGIGRQGSEGDSLAALRRRVEEIQHAGTPAAGAARGHMALGAPLDGALGGGLALGALHEVFACDKGNGAAALGFALALAAGTRRPVVWVRQDLAALEGGDLYGPGCAAFGLDPARLIVVQGADATDTLAAAEEALRHAVLGLVVVEPWGMPARLDLTATRRLALRAERSGVPALLLRSAAEPVPSAAATRWLASAAPSGAAGAPAFCLGPPAFALELARNRAGPTGRWIVEWNAHARRFAPAPRRPAAAPPVHRPAASQGPARADGPAPVVVGSFERRAG